Proteins encoded within one genomic window of Eleutherodactylus coqui strain aEleCoq1 chromosome 1, aEleCoq1.hap1, whole genome shotgun sequence:
- the NXPH4 gene encoding neurexophilin-4, which produces MDLLCLAFAIFCQWILPKVLCLEGHMTKTLGYLDMGTTGMVKNGPYGTNKPHSIHPSSRVFATDPFKTAKNPMQSPINPWEWSKNQTLFAGGIGQRAKRKPSLKTGRTKKIFGWGDFYFNIKTVKFSLLVTGKIVDHINGTFSVYFRHNSSSLGNVSVSIVPPTKVVEFDLLQQSTLDTRETKTFNCRVEYENTNKALKNKPCLYDPAKNCYMEHTQSHAAWLCAKPFKVICIFISFYSIDYKLVQKVCPDYNFQNENPYFG; this is translated from the coding sequence GTGCTTTGTTTAGAAGGCCACATGACAAAAACACTAGGATACCTGGATATGGGGACAACAGGAATGGTGAAGAATGGACCATATGGTACAAACAAACCTCACTCTATCCATCCATCATCGCGGGTATTTGCCACTGACCCATTTAAAACAGCAAAAAATCCAATGCAATCTCCTATTAATCCGTGGGAATGGAGCAAGAATCAAACACTATTTGCTGGAGGCATTGGTCAAAGAGCAAAACGCAAACCTTCTTTGAAAACTGGGAGAACCAAGAAGATCTTTGGATGGGGGGACTTCTACTTTAACATAAAAACGGTCAAATTCAGTTTGTTGGTCACCGGTAAGATTGTTGACCACATCAATGGGACGTTCAGTGTCTACTTTCGCCATAATTCATCTAGTCTCGGTAATGTATCTGTCAGTATTGTCCCACCTACAAAAGTGGTAGAGTTTGACCTCCTTCAGCAATCTACATTGGATACCAGAGAAACCAAGACTTTCAACTGTAGAGTGGAATATGAGAACACCAACAAAGCCTTGAAGAACAAACCCTGCCTCTATGATCCAGCGAAAAACTGCTATATGGAGCACACACAGAGTCACGCTGCGTGGCTTTGTGCAAAACCATTCAAGGTTATCTGCATCTTCATCTCATTCTACAGTATTGACTACAAGCTGGTGCAGAAGGTCTGTCCAGATTATAACTTTCAGAACGAAAACCCTTACTTTGGGTGA